One region of Ornithinibacter aureus genomic DNA includes:
- a CDS encoding helix-turn-helix transcriptional regulator — protein sequence MAKHALPYSAPTVLAAELLGQQVAKGRRERGWTVAELAERVGVHPVTITKIERGAPTVALGTALEAAVLCGVTLFGRDEPSLVAEVRHGRETLALLPTRVRPREEPVRDDF from the coding sequence GTGGCAAAGCACGCCCTGCCCTACAGCGCCCCGACCGTGCTGGCAGCGGAGCTGCTCGGCCAGCAGGTCGCCAAGGGACGCCGCGAAAGAGGGTGGACGGTCGCCGAGTTGGCCGAGCGGGTCGGGGTACACCCCGTGACGATCACCAAGATCGAGAGGGGCGCCCCAACCGTGGCACTGGGCACGGCGTTGGAGGCCGCAGTCCTGTGCGGCGTCACCCTGTTCGGGCGCGACGAACCTTCCCTCGTGGCCGAGGTGCGTCACGGGCGCGAGACGTTGGCGTTGCTCCCCACGAGAGTCCGACCACGCGAGGAGCCGGTCCGTGACGACTTCTGA
- a CDS encoding YgjV family protein, with product MGWVDALGWFGSALLIYSLLQARILRLRVLNTVACLILIVFNLMIGVWPMVAMNVVLAAINLFFIIRLLRERTDDQAYAVLPVREDDAYLAHFLHVHRADIDTYFPGFTGGVPHGRLTYLVQHGDETAGVIVVRDAEGGTAQVELDYVTPRWRDFSPGEFVFRQSGLFRDRGFTEVLTPPGMVSPYYSKLGFTQDGDRYRLTIV from the coding sequence GTGGGATGGGTCGACGCGCTCGGCTGGTTCGGCTCGGCGCTGCTCATCTACTCGCTGCTCCAGGCGCGCATCCTGCGGTTGCGTGTCCTGAACACGGTGGCGTGCCTGATCCTCATCGTGTTCAACCTGATGATCGGCGTCTGGCCGATGGTCGCGATGAACGTCGTGCTGGCAGCGATCAACCTCTTCTTCATCATCAGGCTCCTGCGTGAGCGCACGGATGACCAGGCGTATGCCGTGCTCCCGGTGCGCGAGGATGACGCCTACCTGGCGCACTTCCTGCACGTCCACCGGGCGGACATCGACACCTACTTCCCCGGCTTCACCGGCGGCGTCCCGCACGGCCGACTGACCTACCTCGTGCAGCACGGGGACGAGACGGCCGGGGTGATCGTCGTGCGGGATGCCGAAGGCGGCACCGCGCAGGTCGAGCTCGACTACGTGACCCCCAGGTGGCGTGACTTCTCACCGGGAGAGTTCGTCTTCCGGCAGTCCGGGCTGTTCCGTGATCGTGGCTTCACCGAGGTGCTGACCCCGCCCGGCATGGTGAGCCCGTACTACTCCAAGCTCGGCTTCACCCAGGACGGCGATCGGTACCGCCTGACCATCGTCTGA
- a CDS encoding SIMPL domain-containing protein — MFDHVEVTGTGSASAVPDVVVLDARVSCDAPDVAGALAKASERVSAALAAASEAGVAAADRQSTGMGVNSRWDHEGRGVIGYSAYQSLRLLMRDRDGVGDLISALARAAGDSFGLDGVRLEVAEKAPLVEQARAAAFADAVRTATQYAQLAGRPLGQAVKVIEGGSGPGPAPKMRAMAAMESGGGMPVEAGENAVTVTVAVRFGLG, encoded by the coding sequence ATGTTCGACCACGTGGAAGTGACCGGAACCGGTTCGGCGAGCGCCGTCCCCGACGTCGTCGTCCTCGACGCACGGGTCAGCTGTGATGCCCCGGACGTCGCGGGCGCGCTGGCGAAGGCGTCGGAGCGAGTATCCGCAGCCCTCGCCGCCGCGAGCGAGGCCGGGGTGGCCGCCGCCGACCGGCAGAGCACCGGCATGGGGGTGAACTCGCGGTGGGACCACGAGGGCCGAGGGGTCATCGGCTACAGCGCGTACCAGAGCCTGCGCCTGCTCATGCGTGACCGCGACGGGGTCGGCGACCTGATCAGCGCCTTGGCGCGGGCGGCCGGGGACTCCTTCGGGCTGGACGGCGTGCGCCTCGAGGTCGCGGAGAAGGCACCGCTGGTGGAGCAGGCGCGCGCCGCGGCGTTCGCGGACGCCGTCCGCACGGCCACGCAGTACGCGCAGCTCGCGGGGCGCCCCCTGGGGCAGGCGGTCAAGGTCATCGAGGGTGGCAGCGGCCCGGGCCCGGCACCCAAGATGCGCGCCATGGCGGCGATGGAATCCGGCGGTGGCATGCCGGTCGAGGCAGGCGAGAACGCCGTGACCGTCACCGTGGCGGTCCGCTTCGGGCTGGGCTGA
- a CDS encoding NAD-dependent malic enzyme: protein MPSSPSIANSVTVRLTLPARATAVSEMTGVIEKAGGVVTGLDVTASGATKVRIDMTMLTHDPEHADTIVAAMREVEGVEIGRVSDRTFLMHLGGKLSVESKVPIRTRDDLSMVYTPGVARVCLAIAENPADARRLTIKRNTVAVVTDGTAVLGLGDIGPLAALPVMEGKAALFKRFADIDAFPICLDTTDTEEIISIVKAISPAFAGINLEDISAPRCFEIEARLRAELDIPVFHDDQHGTAIVALAALRNALRVVGKRLEDVRLVMSGAGAAGTAILKLFLHAGAQHVVVADVEGVVHRGRADVLSGEHPNHAWIAANTNPDDVTGTLSDAMRGADVFLGVSAPDVITEADVASMAPDSIVFAMANPVPEIDPDIAARHAAVVATGRSDFANQINNVLVFPGVFRGLIDSGVSHVDMDVLLAAADVVRDDERNATYIIPSVFHPDVSAVVADAVGAAVAAREGA from the coding sequence ATGCCGTCGAGCCCCTCCATCGCCAACTCCGTGACCGTCCGCCTCACCCTCCCGGCGCGCGCGACCGCCGTGAGCGAGATGACGGGCGTCATCGAGAAGGCCGGCGGGGTGGTCACCGGACTCGACGTGACGGCATCCGGTGCGACCAAGGTGCGCATCGACATGACGATGCTCACCCACGACCCAGAGCACGCCGACACGATCGTCGCCGCGATGCGCGAGGTCGAGGGCGTCGAGATCGGCCGGGTGTCGGACCGCACCTTCCTCATGCACCTCGGGGGCAAGCTGTCCGTGGAGTCCAAGGTGCCGATCCGCACCCGCGACGACCTGTCGATGGTCTACACGCCGGGGGTGGCCCGGGTCTGCCTGGCCATCGCCGAGAACCCTGCCGACGCGCGCCGACTGACCATCAAGCGCAACACCGTGGCCGTCGTCACCGACGGCACCGCAGTGCTGGGGCTCGGTGACATCGGCCCGCTCGCCGCACTGCCCGTCATGGAGGGCAAGGCCGCGCTGTTCAAGCGGTTCGCCGACATCGACGCCTTCCCGATCTGCCTCGACACCACCGACACCGAGGAGATCATCAGCATCGTCAAGGCCATCTCGCCCGCGTTCGCCGGTATCAACCTCGAGGACATCTCGGCGCCGCGCTGCTTCGAGATCGAGGCCCGGCTGCGCGCCGAGCTCGACATCCCGGTGTTCCACGACGACCAGCACGGCACGGCGATCGTGGCGCTGGCGGCCCTGCGCAACGCCCTCCGGGTGGTCGGCAAGCGACTCGAGGACGTGCGCCTGGTCATGAGCGGGGCCGGCGCCGCCGGGACCGCGATCCTCAAGCTGTTCCTGCACGCGGGCGCCCAACACGTGGTCGTCGCCGACGTCGAAGGGGTCGTCCACCGCGGTCGGGCCGACGTGCTCTCGGGGGAGCACCCCAACCACGCCTGGATCGCTGCCAACACCAACCCGGACGACGTCACCGGCACCCTCTCCGACGCCATGCGAGGCGCCGACGTGTTCCTCGGAGTCTCCGCACCCGACGTCATCACCGAGGCCGACGTCGCCTCGATGGCACCGGACAGCATCGTGTTCGCCATGGCCAACCCGGTCCCCGAGATCGACCCCGACATCGCCGCCCGGCACGCGGCCGTCGTCGCGACCGGCCGCTCGGACTTCGCGAACCAGATCAACAACGTACTGGTCTTCCCCGGGGTGTTCCGCGGCCTCATCGACTCCGGGGTGTCCCACGTCGACATGGACGTGCTGCTCGCCGCCGCCGACGTCGTGCGCGACGACGAGCGCAACGCCACCTACATCATCCCGAGCGTGTTCCACCCCGACGTCAGTGCCGTCGTCGCCGACGCCGTGGGCGCCGCCGTCGCAGCCCGCGAGGGTGCGTGA
- a CDS encoding DEAD/DEAH box helicase: MPKKATGPKKARWTTAQKSEARKAPQKAHHRGQPDGPKSAPKRAARAESGEYTKRPRAERSPRWDREDPRRQAAAGRPDSRGGESRGGDRPYRRDDRGSSTRGDSRGSRYSSGQSDRGYTSNREDRNDRPKRWVSDSREERHVHRPHDERPRLERGERPVRDRAPRVADPARRDRHEGRRVDRGADRGGYQGRDDRSGYQGRDDRGASRGGYQGRDDRSGYQGRDDRGGSRGGYQGRDDRGGSRGGYQGRDDRGGSRGGYQGRDDRGGSRGGYQGRDDRGGSRGGYQGRDDRGGSRGGYQGRDDRGYRGAPQVDDDRPLSFEEAEAQRAEADTWTHYSSTAGAAKEVTADNGFAALGVPAVLVERLARDGIADPFPIQEATIPDALAGRDVLGRGRTGSGKTLAFGLSMIARLADGSRPQSKRPRSLILVPTRELAMQVSDALEPFVHVSGLRHKLVAGGLSYEPQIKALAKGLDILVATPGRLADLMERGAVDLSAVEIAVLDEADHMADMGFLPEVTAILDTIPQGGQRLLFSATLDKGIDTLVDRYLVDPVTHSTDNAQAAVTTMSHHVLLIDPQDKKAMTAELAGRGGRVIVFARTQLGSDRIAGELRERGVLAASLHGGLSQAVRNRVLGAFRDGSMNVLVATDVAARGIHVDDVGMVVQVDPPTDHKDYLHRAGRTARAGEEGAVVMLALPHQRKMVTRIIEGAGAEAKTAKVAPGDATVQAMGGRAPSGVPVPDAVWRPILEGGKNGGRRGGGRPDGRPAGRPGGRPGGRPSYSGGGHSRHGSGRPAGGRGRMDG, translated from the coding sequence ATGCCCAAGAAGGCAACCGGGCCCAAGAAGGCCCGCTGGACCACTGCCCAGAAGTCCGAGGCCAGGAAGGCCCCGCAGAAGGCCCACCACCGCGGCCAGCCCGACGGCCCGAAGAGTGCGCCCAAGCGCGCCGCTCGCGCCGAGTCCGGCGAGTACACCAAGCGTCCGCGCGCCGAGCGTTCCCCCCGGTGGGACCGCGAGGACCCGCGCCGTCAGGCCGCCGCCGGGCGCCCCGACTCCCGTGGCGGCGAGTCCCGTGGTGGCGACCGCCCCTACCGCCGCGACGACCGCGGCAGCTCGACCCGTGGCGACAGCCGCGGCTCGCGCTACTCCTCCGGTCAGTCCGACCGGGGCTACACCTCGAACCGCGAAGACCGGAACGACCGACCGAAGCGTTGGGTCTCGGACTCGCGCGAGGAGCGACACGTGCACCGTCCCCATGATGAGCGACCCCGCCTCGAGCGTGGCGAGCGACCGGTGCGTGACCGCGCCCCCCGCGTGGCCGACCCGGCCCGACGCGATCGCCACGAGGGTCGGCGCGTGGACCGCGGTGCCGACCGTGGTGGGTACCAGGGTCGCGATGACCGAAGTGGCTACCAGGGTCGTGACGACCGTGGCGCCAGTCGTGGTGGGTACCAGGGTCGCGATGACCGAAGTGGCTACCAGGGTCGCGATGACCGTGGCGGCAGTCGTGGTGGGTACCAGGGTCGCGATGACCGTGGCGGCAGTCGTGGTGGGTACCAGGGTCGCGATGACCGTGGCGGTAGCCGTGGTGGGTACCAGGGCCGTGATGACCGTGGCGGTAGCCGTGGTGGGTACCAGGGCCGCGATGACCGTGGCGGTAGCCGTGGTGGGTACCAGGGCCGCGATGACCGTGGTGGCAGTCGTGGTGGGTACCAGGGTCGCGACGACCGTGGCTACCGCGGTGCACCCCAGGTCGACGACGACCGACCCCTGTCGTTCGAGGAGGCCGAGGCGCAGCGTGCCGAGGCCGACACCTGGACCCACTACTCGTCGACGGCCGGTGCCGCCAAGGAGGTCACGGCCGACAACGGCTTCGCTGCCCTCGGCGTGCCCGCCGTGCTCGTCGAGCGCCTCGCCCGTGACGGCATCGCCGACCCGTTCCCGATCCAGGAGGCGACGATCCCCGACGCACTCGCCGGTCGTGACGTCCTCGGGCGTGGCCGCACCGGGTCGGGCAAGACCCTCGCGTTCGGTCTGTCGATGATCGCGCGCCTGGCCGACGGCAGCCGGCCGCAGAGCAAGCGTCCGCGTTCGCTCATCCTCGTCCCGACCCGTGAGCTGGCCATGCAGGTCAGCGACGCGCTCGAGCCGTTCGTCCACGTCAGCGGTCTGCGCCACAAGCTCGTCGCCGGTGGTCTGTCGTACGAGCCGCAGATCAAGGCGCTCGCCAAGGGTCTGGACATCCTCGTCGCGACTCCGGGCCGGCTCGCCGACCTCATGGAGCGTGGCGCGGTCGACCTGAGCGCGGTGGAGATCGCCGTGCTCGACGAGGCCGACCACATGGCCGACATGGGCTTCCTGCCCGAGGTCACCGCGATCCTCGACACCATTCCCCAGGGCGGTCAGCGACTGCTGTTCTCCGCCACGCTCGACAAGGGCATCGACACCCTCGTCGACCGCTACCTCGTCGACCCGGTCACCCACTCGACCGACAACGCGCAGGCGGCCGTGACGACGATGAGCCACCACGTGCTCCTGATCGACCCCCAGGACAAGAAGGCCATGACGGCCGAGCTCGCCGGTCGCGGTGGGCGGGTCATCGTCTTCGCCCGCACCCAGCTCGGTTCCGACCGCATCGCCGGCGAGCTGCGCGAGCGAGGCGTGCTCGCGGCATCCCTTCACGGTGGCCTGTCGCAGGCAGTTCGCAACCGCGTGCTCGGCGCCTTCCGTGACGGCTCGATGAACGTCCTCGTCGCGACCGACGTCGCCGCGCGCGGCATCCACGTCGACGACGTCGGCATGGTCGTCCAGGTCGACCCGCCGACCGACCACAAGGACTACCTCCACCGTGCCGGCCGCACCGCCCGGGCAGGGGAGGAGGGCGCAGTCGTCATGCTCGCCCTGCCTCACCAGCGCAAGATGGTCACGCGGATCATCGAGGGTGCCGGCGCCGAGGCCAAGACCGCCAAGGTCGCCCCCGGTGACGCGACGGTCCAGGCCATGGGTGGTCGTGCACCGAGCGGTGTGCCGGTGCCGGATGCCGTGTGGCGCCCGATTCTCGAGGGCGGCAAGAACGGTGGTCGCCGTGGTGGTGGCCGTCCGGACGGTCGTCCCGCCGGTCGCCCGGGTGGCCGCCCCGGTGGTCGCCCCTCGTACTCCGGTGGCGGTCACTCCCGTCACGGGTCCGGACGCCCGGCCGGTGGCCGGGGCAGAATGGACGGGTGA
- a CDS encoding DUF3039 domain-containing protein produces the protein MSETMPPLDDPNAPAGQPATRTAVLERTEAVPQVAEPGDHERFSHYVRKEKILESALSGEPVTALCGKVWVPGRDPKKFPVCPTCQEIYDGLRAPQDGDK, from the coding sequence ATGAGCGAGACGATGCCGCCCCTTGACGACCCGAACGCTCCGGCCGGGCAGCCAGCGACCCGCACCGCCGTGCTCGAGCGCACCGAGGCCGTGCCCCAGGTCGCCGAACCCGGCGACCACGAGCGCTTCTCGCACTACGTGCGCAAGGAGAAGATCCTCGAGAGCGCCCTGTCCGGCGAGCCGGTCACCGCCCTGTGCGGGAAGGTCTGGGTGCCCGGGCGCGACCCGAAGAAGTTCCCGGTCTGCCCGACCTGCCAGGAGATCTACGACGGTCTGCGCGCCCCCCAGGACGGCGACAAGTAG
- a CDS encoding type II toxin-antitoxin system HipA family toxin, which translates to MAGLLEAQSNGIVTFTYGRSYLNRSDAIALYLPELPLRPGRIEPLPGLSLPSAIRDAGPDSWGQRVILARRTGHLTRHSDTGDLGPLTYLLESGSNRIGALDFQSRPDVYVHRGGEATLDQLVSAAQALDAGEALPEELGEALVRGTSIGGARPKALISDGTRHLVAKFSSASDTYPVVKAEALGMLLARAAGVRVPNVDVTRSLGRDVLLVERFDRTTMAGERRQMVSVLTILGLDEMMGRYATYTDVADVVRARFSDPAGTLAELFRRIAVNICIGNTDDHARNHAAFWDGHTLALTPAYDLCPQPRSGREANQAMAFGPNGQRAARLTLLLESAPTYLLSQRAARNILDEVVDGIRNSYRDCADQARLTTEEASRLMGRQILNPYAIE; encoded by the coding sequence GTGGCAGGGCTGCTCGAGGCCCAGAGCAACGGCATCGTCACCTTCACCTACGGGCGTTCCTACCTCAACCGCAGCGACGCCATTGCGCTCTACCTCCCAGAGCTGCCCCTCCGCCCCGGCCGCATCGAGCCACTACCCGGCCTGAGTCTGCCCTCCGCCATCCGTGATGCGGGGCCCGACTCCTGGGGTCAGCGGGTGATCCTGGCGCGTCGCACGGGACATCTGACGCGGCACTCCGACACCGGCGACCTCGGGCCGTTGACGTACCTGCTTGAGTCGGGATCAAACCGCATCGGCGCCTTGGACTTCCAGTCGCGCCCCGACGTCTACGTCCACCGCGGAGGTGAAGCGACGCTCGACCAGCTGGTGTCTGCTGCCCAAGCGCTGGACGCCGGCGAGGCACTCCCGGAGGAGCTCGGCGAGGCCTTGGTCCGGGGAACGTCGATCGGTGGGGCCCGACCCAAGGCGCTGATCAGCGACGGCACACGACACCTCGTCGCGAAGTTCTCGTCCGCGAGCGACACATACCCCGTGGTGAAGGCGGAGGCCCTCGGGATGCTCTTGGCCCGGGCCGCCGGCGTTCGAGTTCCGAACGTCGACGTCACCCGGTCCCTCGGCAGGGACGTGCTGCTCGTTGAGCGCTTCGATCGCACGACGATGGCCGGCGAACGACGGCAGATGGTGTCGGTTCTCACCATCCTTGGCCTGGACGAGATGATGGGTCGATACGCGACCTACACCGACGTCGCCGATGTCGTGAGGGCACGGTTCAGCGACCCCGCCGGCACGCTCGCGGAACTGTTCCGCCGGATCGCGGTCAACATCTGCATCGGCAACACCGATGACCACGCCCGCAATCACGCGGCGTTCTGGGATGGCCACACCTTGGCGCTGACGCCGGCCTACGACCTCTGCCCGCAGCCACGATCGGGCCGTGAAGCGAATCAGGCAATGGCCTTCGGTCCGAACGGGCAACGTGCGGCGAGACTGACCCTGCTGCTGGAGTCAGCACCCACCTACCTCCTCAGCCAGCGCGCGGCCCGCAACATCCTCGACGAGGTCGTGGACGGCATCCGAAATTCCTACCGCGACTGTGCGGATCAGGCGCGCTTGACGACGGAGGAGGCCTCCCGGCTCATGGGCCGGCAGATTCTGAATCCGTACGCCATCGAGTAG
- a CDS encoding VanZ family protein produces the protein MTDAGAASGRSGRGMLLMLLALAVAAQFVVLYAPAQPGGLPVFPHADKVVHVLVFLVPTALALVAGLPARVVVPVFAAHAVVSEVVQGALLPMRAGDPFDVLADLSGVVLGVVVWRAVTGRRTSAPSH, from the coding sequence GTGACCGACGCTGGTGCGGCATCCGGGCGGTCGGGCCGGGGCATGCTGCTGATGCTGCTCGCGCTGGCCGTCGCGGCCCAGTTCGTCGTGCTCTACGCGCCTGCGCAACCCGGCGGCCTGCCGGTGTTCCCCCACGCCGACAAGGTCGTCCACGTGCTGGTGTTCCTCGTGCCGACGGCCCTGGCTCTCGTCGCAGGGTTGCCCGCGCGGGTCGTCGTCCCGGTGTTCGCCGCCCACGCGGTGGTGAGCGAGGTGGTGCAGGGTGCGCTGCTGCCGATGCGTGCCGGTGACCCCTTCGACGTGCTGGCCGACCTGTCCGGGGTGGTTCTCGGTGTCGTCGTCTGGCGGGCGGTGACGGGGCGGAGAACTTCCGCGCCATCACACTGA
- the ppdK gene encoding pyruvate, phosphate dikinase: MAQPQLVHNFEAGSMADKDLLGGKGANLAEMTRLGIPVPPGFTITTQACRAYLDSGSVPPALFEEVETHLAALEERMGRRLGDGEDPLLVSVRSGAKFSMPGMMETVLNIGLNDVSVEGLAAQTGNARFAWDSYRRLVQMYGKTVLDLEGHRFEDALDEAKAAKGVSVDLGLDADDLRALVARFKAIVEEDSGAPFPQDPRAQLHGAIVAVFDSWNSPRAILYRRRENIPTDLGTAVNVQAMAFGNRGADSGSGVAFTRDPSTGAVGVYGDYLADAQGEDVVAGIRNTLSLADLEGLDKKSFDELLGIMARLEAHYRDVCDIEFTIERGKLWMLQTRVGKRTAEAAFRIAVDLIDEGVITEEEALQRVTGDQLAQLMFPHFDPESTRSLIAKGMSASPGAAVGVAVFDSDAAVRLAEAGTPVILVRRETNPDDLHGMVAAAGVLTSRGGKTSHAAVVARGMGRTCVCGAESLEIDLKARQFTTADGTIVREGDTLSIDGATGEVFSGEVAVRPSLVVRYSEGTVSVEEGGPLVAAVDRLMRVADRLRRMKVRANADTGEDAARARRFGAEGIGLCRTEHMFLGPRREIVERLILAETDDEKQAVFDELLPLQRADFVEIFDAMDGLPVTVRLLDPPLHEFLPDFTDLSVKVAVAEATGQDHTEESRLLAAVHRLHESNPMLGLRGVRLGLSLPGLFEMQARAILEAAAIVNERGGHARPEIMVPLVGSIAELRAIRVEIDDAAHEARVKHSVHMEHLVGTMIELPRAALTAGRIAEAADFFSFGTNDLTQMTWGFSRDDVESSFFSRYLEDGILTSSPFENIDRDGVGRLVSIGTEEGRRTKPELKVGVCGEHGGDPASVHFFEERGLDYVSCSPFRVPVARLEAGRAMVTDPAG, translated from the coding sequence ATGGCCCAGCCCCAGCTCGTTCACAACTTCGAAGCCGGCAGCATGGCGGACAAGGACCTGCTCGGCGGCAAGGGCGCGAACCTCGCGGAGATGACCCGGTTGGGCATCCCGGTGCCACCGGGGTTCACCATCACGACGCAGGCGTGTCGGGCCTACCTCGACTCCGGATCGGTCCCTCCCGCCCTGTTCGAGGAGGTCGAGACCCACCTCGCCGCGCTCGAGGAGCGGATGGGCCGCCGGCTCGGTGACGGCGAGGACCCGCTGCTGGTCTCGGTGCGTTCGGGCGCCAAGTTCTCGATGCCCGGGATGATGGAGACCGTCCTCAACATCGGCCTCAACGACGTCTCCGTCGAGGGCCTGGCCGCGCAGACCGGCAACGCCCGCTTCGCCTGGGACTCCTACCGGCGGCTCGTGCAGATGTACGGCAAGACGGTGCTCGACCTGGAGGGCCACCGCTTCGAGGACGCCCTCGACGAGGCCAAGGCGGCCAAGGGGGTGAGCGTCGACCTCGGGCTCGACGCCGACGACCTCAGGGCCCTCGTCGCCCGCTTCAAGGCCATCGTAGAGGAGGACTCGGGCGCGCCCTTCCCGCAGGACCCGCGAGCCCAGCTGCACGGCGCCATCGTCGCCGTCTTCGACTCGTGGAACTCACCACGGGCCATCCTGTACCGCCGTCGCGAGAACATCCCGACCGACCTCGGCACCGCCGTCAACGTCCAGGCGATGGCCTTCGGCAACCGCGGCGCCGACTCCGGCTCGGGGGTGGCGTTCACCCGTGACCCCTCGACGGGTGCCGTCGGTGTGTACGGCGACTACCTCGCGGACGCGCAGGGCGAGGACGTCGTCGCCGGCATCCGCAACACCCTGTCTCTGGCCGACCTCGAGGGTCTGGACAAGAAGAGCTTCGACGAGTTGCTCGGCATCATGGCGCGGCTCGAGGCGCACTACCGCGACGTGTGCGACATCGAGTTCACGATCGAACGCGGCAAGCTGTGGATGCTGCAGACCCGGGTCGGCAAGCGCACCGCCGAGGCGGCCTTCCGCATCGCCGTCGACCTCATCGACGAAGGCGTCATCACCGAGGAGGAAGCGCTCCAACGCGTGACGGGCGACCAGCTCGCCCAGCTGATGTTCCCGCACTTCGACCCGGAGAGCACCCGGTCCCTCATCGCCAAGGGCATGAGCGCCTCCCCCGGTGCGGCCGTCGGGGTCGCGGTGTTCGACTCGGATGCCGCGGTGCGCCTCGCCGAGGCCGGCACCCCGGTCATCCTCGTGCGCCGTGAGACCAACCCCGACGACCTGCACGGCATGGTCGCCGCGGCCGGTGTGCTCACGAGCCGTGGTGGCAAGACCTCGCACGCGGCGGTCGTCGCCCGCGGCATGGGCCGCACGTGTGTCTGTGGCGCGGAGTCCCTCGAGATCGACCTGAAGGCCCGGCAGTTCACCACCGCCGACGGCACGATCGTGCGCGAGGGCGACACCCTGTCGATCGACGGCGCCACCGGCGAGGTCTTCTCCGGGGAAGTGGCGGTGCGCCCCTCCCTCGTCGTGCGCTACTCCGAGGGCACGGTGTCGGTGGAGGAGGGCGGCCCGCTCGTCGCCGCCGTCGACCGCCTCATGCGGGTCGCCGACCGACTGCGCCGGATGAAGGTTCGCGCGAACGCCGACACCGGCGAGGATGCCGCTCGGGCGCGACGTTTCGGAGCCGAGGGAATCGGCCTGTGCCGCACGGAGCACATGTTCCTCGGGCCACGCCGCGAGATCGTCGAACGACTGATCCTCGCCGAGACCGATGACGAGAAGCAGGCCGTCTTCGACGAGCTGCTGCCGCTGCAACGGGCCGATTTCGTCGAGATCTTCGACGCCATGGACGGCCTGCCCGTCACCGTGCGCCTGCTCGACCCGCCGCTGCACGAGTTCCTCCCGGACTTCACCGACCTGTCGGTCAAGGTGGCCGTCGCCGAAGCCACAGGTCAGGACCACACCGAGGAGTCCCGCCTGCTCGCGGCCGTCCACCGGCTGCACGAGTCCAACCCGATGCTCGGCCTGCGCGGGGTGCGCCTGGGCCTGTCCCTGCCCGGCCTGTTCGAGATGCAGGCCCGCGCCATCCTCGAGGCGGCCGCCATCGTCAACGAACGTGGTGGCCACGCCCGCCCGGAGATCATGGTGCCGCTCGTCGGGTCCATCGCCGAGCTGCGCGCCATCCGGGTCGAGATCGATGACGCCGCCCACGAGGCCAGGGTCAAGCACAGCGTCCACATGGAGCACCTCGTCGGCACGATGATCGAGCTTCCCCGGGCCGCCCTCACGGCCGGGAGGATCGCCGAGGCTGCCGACTTCTTCTCCTTCGGCACCAACGACCTCACCCAGATGACCTGGGGCTTCTCACGCGACGACGTCGAGTCCAGCTTCTTCTCGCGCTACCTCGAGGACGGCATCCTCACGTCCTCACCGTTCGAGAACATCGACCGTGACGGCGTCGGGCGGCTCGTGAGCATCGGCACCGAGGAGGGCCGGCGCACCAAGCCCGAGCTCAAGGTCGGGGTGTGCGGCGAACACGGCGGCGACCCGGCATCGGTGCACTTCTTCGAGGAGCGCGGGCTCGACTACGTGTCGTGCTCACCGTTCCGAGTGCCCGTTGCCCGGCTCGAGGCCGGTCGCGCGATGGTGACCGACCCGGCTGGCTGA
- a CDS encoding YqgE/AlgH family protein, which produces MSTSHTTGKLLVATPQIEEGVFARSVVLVLHHDDDGAQGLVLNRPIDADIDAVLPGWEAHASSPAKVFQGGPVQLDSALGLAVVPGDSPAPSGVRRLFGSVALVDLDAQPSLVVPAVAGLRIFAGYAGWSPGQLEDEIRTGSWFVVDSESGDVFTHEPAGLWQRVLRRQGDPLRWVAWYPRDPSLN; this is translated from the coding sequence GTGAGCACCAGCCACACCACGGGCAAGCTCCTCGTCGCGACCCCGCAGATCGAGGAGGGCGTGTTCGCACGCTCCGTCGTCCTCGTGCTCCACCACGATGACGACGGCGCCCAGGGTCTGGTCCTCAACCGGCCGATCGACGCCGACATCGACGCGGTGCTGCCCGGGTGGGAGGCCCACGCCAGTTCTCCGGCGAAGGTCTTCCAGGGCGGCCCCGTGCAGCTCGACTCGGCGCTCGGCCTGGCCGTCGTCCCCGGCGACTCTCCTGCGCCGTCGGGGGTGCGCCGGTTGTTCGGCTCCGTCGCGTTGGTCGACCTCGACGCCCAGCCGTCGCTCGTCGTGCCGGCGGTGGCCGGCCTGCGGATCTTCGCCGGGTATGCCGGGTGGTCGCCGGGCCAGCTCGAGGACGAGATCAGGACCGGGTCGTGGTTCGTCGTCGACAGCGAGAGCGGAGACGTCTTCACGCACGAGCCGGCCGGGCTCTGGCAGCGCGTCCTGCGCCGTCAGGGCGACCCGTTGCGCTGGGTCGCCTGGTACCCGCGCGACCCGTCGCTGAACTGA